The proteins below are encoded in one region of Mangifera indica cultivar Alphonso chromosome 7, CATAS_Mindica_2.1, whole genome shotgun sequence:
- the LOC123220102 gene encoding flap endonuclease 1-like isoform X3, producing the protein MKEQKFDSYFGRKIAIDASMSIYQFLIVVGRTGTETLTNKAGEVTSHLQGMFTRTIRLLEAGMKPVYVFDGKPPDLKKQELAKRYSKRADATEDLAEAVAAGNKDDIEKFSKQTVKVTKQHNEDCKRLLRLMGVPVVEAPSEAEAQCAALCKSDKVYAVASEDMDTLTFGAPRFLRHLMDPSSRKVPVIEFEVAKILEELNLTMEQFIDLSILSGCDYCDSIRGIGGQTALKLIRQHGLIENILENINKDRYQIPEDWPYQETRRLFKEPEVLTDVEQLDLKWTPPDEEGLITFLVNENGFNSDRVTKAIGKIKSAKNKSSQGWLE; encoded by the exons ATGAAAGAACAGAAATTTGACAGCTATTTTGGTCGCAAGATTGCCATTGATGCCAGCATGAGCATCTACCAGTTCCTT ATTGTGGTGGGAAGAACTGGGACTGAAACGTTAACTAATAAGGCTGGTGAAGTTACTAG TCACTTACAAGGCATGTTTACTCGTACAATTAGGCTTCTTGAAGCTGGAATGAAGCCAGT CTATGTTTTTGACGGGAAGCCTCCAGATTTGAAAAAACAAGAGCTTGCAAAGCG TTACTCAAAGAGGGCGGATGCTACTGAAGATTTGGCTGAAGCTGTGGCG GCTGGTAATAAAGACGACATCGAAAAATTCAGTAAACAGACTGTGAAG GTGACAAAGCAGCACAATGAAGACTGCAAAAGACTTCTAAGACTAATGGGAGTGCCTGTAGTTGAG GCTCCTTCTGAAGCAGAGGCCCAATGTGCTGCACTTTGTAAATCAGACAAG GTTTATGCTGTTGCTTCTGAAGATATGGATACCCTAACTTTCGGTGCTCCTAGATTTCTTCGTCATTTGATGGATCCTAGCTCAAGAAAAGTCCCTGTCATCGAGTTTGAAGTTGCAAAG attttggaagaacTGAATCTTACCATGGAGCAATTTATTGACTTGAGTATCCTTTCTGGTTGTGATTATTGTGATAGCATTCGAG GTATTGGTGGACAGACTGCTCTAAAGCTCATTCGTCAACATGGCTTAATAGAGAATATACTagagaatataaataaagatag ATACCAAATACCAGAAGATTGGCCATATCAAGAGACTCGTCGGCTGTTTAAGGAACCAGAAGTCTTGACTGATGTAGAGCAACTTGATCTTAAGTGGACTCCTCCAGATGAAGAG gGATTGATTACCTTTCTGGTGAATGAAAATGGATTCAACAGTGATAGAGTGACAAAG gCCATAGGAAAAATTAAGTCAGCCAAGAACAAGTCATCACAGGGCTG gctggaataa
- the LOC123219915 gene encoding membrane-bound O-acyltransferase gup1-like, translating into MSESKMKKKNHCGSIRGELYFLLAYAAVFYFFVIRRSLQISTDHYKKLYALRPGWLSNFLNDVSDAQWRNFRSNIPILSVVFGVFATLANSLRAIFHFRAKGMSILWLFLSLVYLFYLHGACVIFILSIASLNFLLVKVFARTNYFPFLLWGFNIFFLICNRVYEGYSFSLLGQRWSYLDNFRGTFRWHICFNFVILRMISFGYDYYVAHQDSRFDHKKHVQRCQNCKFGESCLEVLQERSIIESFTFSIYICYLVYAPLYIAGPIISFNAFASQLDVPQSNYPRRDVVWYGLRWVFSLFLMELMTHLFYYNAFAISGIWKLLSPLDVFIIGYGVLNFMWLKFFLIWRYFRFWSLICGIKTWENMPRCLNNCHSLETFWKNWHASFNKWLVRYMYIPLGGSRRKLLNVWPIFTFVALWHDLEWKLLSWAWLTCFFFIPEMTVKSAMTTFQAESAFGEFIFRELSALAGAITITCLMIANLVGYVIGPSGLNWLMSQFLTREGLPVLVGMFITFYVGTKLMFHIQDAKLGQQ; encoded by the exons ATGAGTGAatcgaagatgaagaagaagaatcactGTGGTTCAATCAGAGGAGAACTCTATTTTCTCCTAGCATACGCAGCAGTCttctatttttttgtcattCGTCGCTCTCTTCAAATCTCTACTG ATCACTATAAAAAACTCTACGCATTACGTCCCGGCTGGCTCTCTAATTTTCTCAAT GATGTCTCTGATGCTCAATGGAGAAATTTTCGTTCTAATATACCTATTCTTTCTGTGGTTTTTGGAGTTTTCGCCACATTGGCCAATTCCCTTAGagctatttttcattttagagcCAAGGGGATGTCAATTCTCTGGCTTTTCCTTTCTTTAGTTTACCTATTCTATCTACATGGAGCTTG TGTTATATTTATTCTCTCTATTGCCTCCCTTAATTTTCTTCTGGTCAAG GTTTTTGCCCGAACAAACTACTTCCCATTTCTACTTTGGGGCTTCAACATATTTTTCCTAATATGTAATCGTGTTTATGAAGGATATTCATTCTCATTATTGGG GCAACGATGGTCATATTTGGACAACTTTCGGGGGACCTTTAGATGGCATATTTGCTTTAACTTTG TTATTTTGCGCATGATAAGTTTTGGATATGATTACTATGTGGCCCATCAGGATTCTCGATTTGATCACAAG AAGCATGTCCAACGTTGCCAAAATTGTAAATTCGGAGAAAGCTGCTTGGAAGTTCTACAG GAAAGAAGTATCATTGAAAGTTTCACCTTTAGTATATACATCTGTTATTTGGTATATGCACCTCTTTACATTGCTGGGCCTATTATAAGCTTCAATGCGTTTGCTTCACAG TTAGATGTGCCTCAAAGCAACTACCCAAGAAGAGATGTGGTTTGGTACGGGTTACGTTGGGTATTTAGTCTTTTTCTAATGGAACTAATGACACATCTGTTCTATTACAATGCTTTTGCAATCAG TGGCATTTGGAAACTATTATCTCCTTTGGATGTTTTCATAATTGGATATGGG GTCTTAAACTTCATGTGGTTAAAGTTTTTTCTGATCTGGCGCTATTTTCGCTTCTGGTCACTg ATATGTGGCATCAAAACATGGGAGAATATGCCAAGGTGTCTTAATAATTGCCACAGCTTGGAAACATTTTGGAAAAATTGGCATGCTTCCTTCAACAAATGGCTTGTGAG GTACATGTATATTCCTCTTGGGGGTTCTCGAAGAAAACTTTTGAATGTTTGGCCTATATTCACGTTTGTTGCTTTATGGCATGATCTAGAGTg GAAGCTTCTTTCATGGGCATGGTTAACTTGCTTTTTCTTTATTCCAGAAATGACAGTGAAATCAGCAATGACTACATTTCAG GCTGAGAGTGCTTTTGGGGAATTCATTTTCCGAGAACTCAGTGCACTTGCTGGTGCCATCACAATCACTTGTCTCATG ATTGCGAACCTTGTTGGTTATGTTATTGGACCATCAGGCCTTAATTGGTTGATGTCTCAATTTCTTACAAGAGAAG GATTGCCTGTATTGGTTGGCATGTTTATAACCTTCTATGTTGGGACAAAG CTGATGTTCCACATCCAAGATGCCAAGCTAGGGCAGCAGTAA
- the LOC123221493 gene encoding protein NRT1/ PTR FAMILY 4.5-like, which produces MSLHNMGTNNGEDALITKRKGGFKACMFVFALTALENMGFVANLISLGYYFFSVMHFDSAGSANTLTNFMGSIFLLTLVGGFISDTFLTRFTTALIFGTIEILGLVLVTIQAAVNSLHPVDCGKSSCVKGGAAGMLYFSLCLLALGTGGSKGSVPPHGADQFNQNDPTEAKSLPTYFNWLLFTTTIGAAFGVTFIVYVSTEIAWYKGFLITTVATFVGFIVFVIGKPFYRLKLPSGSPITRVSQVIVVAFKNRKQSLPENPEELYDINEKERAATEERILHTNQFRWLDKAAIRSKDSVPAPWTVCTVTQVEEVKVLTRMLPILASTIIMNTCSAQFQTFSVQQGYLMDRHLGKFEVPPPSIPVIPILFMLILLPIYEYAFVPFARTITKHPSGITQLQRVGVGLVLSIISMAVAGIVEVKRRNQSFKNPSKPISLFWLSFQYGIFGIADMFTLVGLLEFFYKEAPSGMRSLATAFTWLSLSFGYFLSSAFVSIINAVTKRVAPSKQGWLHGVNINNNNLDLFYWFLAILSVLNFGLYLVSASWYKYKSEDPSVNADELILTRPPNELILTKQEEKSDEDGEEKTKEDYEKSAAAETTENDKEKANDW; this is translated from the exons atgaGTCTCCACAATATG GGGACTAACAATGGAGAAGACGCATTGATCACCAAGCGAAAGGGTGGATTCAAAGCTTGCATGTTTGTTTTTG cCTTGACAGCATTGGAGAACATGGGATTTGTAGCCAATTTGATCAGCTTGGGATACTACTTCTTCTCTGTGATGCACTTTGATTCAGCTGGCTCTGCCAACACTCTCACAAACTTTATGGGCTCAATTTTCTTGCTCACTCTTGTTGGTGGCTTCATTTCTGACACCTTCTTAACCAGATTCACCACTGCTTTAATTTTCGGAACAATCGAAATCCTG GGCTTGGTGTTAGTAACAATTCAAGCTGCCGTAAACAGCTTGCATCCTGTTGATTGTGGCAAGTCAAGTTGTGTGAAAGGTGGTGCAGCAGGGATGCTATATTTCTCTCTGTGCTTGTTAGCATTAGGTACAGGTGGATCCAAAGGATCTGTTCCTCCACATGGTGCtgatcaattcaaccaaaacgaTCCAACAGAAGCAAAATCACTCCCCACCTATTTCAATTGGCTGCTATTCACTACTACAATTGGAGCTGCCTTTGGGGTCACTTTTATTGTGTATGTTAGCACAGAAATAGCATGGTACAAGGGCTTTCTCATAACAACTGTTGCTACATTTGTTGGCTTTATTGTTTTCGTCATTGGAAAGCCTTTCTACCGGTTAAAACTGCCCAGTGGCAGCCCCATTACAAGGGTTTCTCAG GTTATAGTTGTGGCATTTAAAAACCGAAAGCAGTCACTGCCAGAGAATCCTGAGGAATTGTATGATatcaatgaaaaagaaagagcTGCAACAGAGGAAAGAATCCTACACACCAACCAGTTTAG ATGGCTCGACAAGGCTGCAATTAGGAGCAAAGATTCAGTGCCAGCACCATGGACAGTCTGCACTGTGACTCAAGTTGAAGAAGTGAAAGTTCTAACTAGAATGTTGCCAATTTTAGCTAGTACAATCATAATGAATACTTGTTCAGCACAATTTCAAACATTTTCAGTACAACAAGGCTATCTCATGGATCGCCATCTGGGCAAATTCGAGGTTCCTCCTCCTTCGATCCCAGTGATTCCAATATTATTCATGCTAATTCTGCTTCCTATATATGAATATGCTTTTGTGCCCTTCGCGCGCACGATCACCAAGCATCCCTCAGGCATTACACAGCTGCAACGCGTGGGTGTGGGGCTAGTTCTTTCCATAATTTCAATGGCGGTAGCAGGCATTGTGGAAGTTAAAAGGAGGAACCAGTCCTTCAAAAACCCTTCAAAGCCTATCAGCCTGTTTTGGTTATCATTTCAATATGGGATTTTTGGGATTGCAGACATGTTTACTCTTGTGGGATTGTTGGAATTCTTTTACAAGGAAGCTCCCTCAGGAATGAGATCACTTGCTACAGCATTTACATGGCTGTCACTTTCATTTGGCTACTTTTTGAGCAGTGCATTTGTTAGTATTATAAATGCGGTGACAAAAAGAGTGGCTCCAAGCAAACAAGGATGGCTACATGGAGTCAACATTAACAACAATAATCTCGACTTGTTTTACTGGTTCTTGGCCATTCTTAGTGTGCTAAATTTTGGACTTTATTTGGTGTCAGCCTCATGGTATAAGTACAAATCAGAAGATCCTTCTGTTAATGCTGATGAGTTGATATTAACAAGACCTCCAAATGAGTTGATTCTTActaaacaagaagaaaagagtGATGAGGATGGTGAAGAAAAGACAAAGGAAGATTATGAAAAATCTGCTGCAGCTGAAACAactgaaaatgataaagaaaaagcCAATGATTGGTGA
- the LOC123220102 gene encoding flap endonuclease 1-like isoform X1, whose protein sequence is MGIKGLTKLLADNAPKAMKEQKFDSYFGRKIAIDASMSIYQFLIVVGRTGTETLTNKAGEVTSHLQGMFTRTIRLLEAGMKPVYVFDGKPPDLKKQELAKRYSKRADATEDLAEAVAAGNKDDIEKFSKQTVKVTKQHNEDCKRLLRLMGVPVVEAPSEAEAQCAALCKSDKVYAVASEDMDTLTFGAPRFLRHLMDPSSRKVPVIEFEVAKILEELNLTMEQFIDLSILSGCDYCDSIRGIGGQTALKLIRQHGLIENILENINKDRYQIPEDWPYQETRRLFKEPEVLTDVEQLDLKWTPPDEEGLITFLVNENGFNSDRVTKAIGKIKSAKNKSSQGWLE, encoded by the exons ATGGGTATCAAG GGTTTAACAAAACTGTTAGCTGACAACGCACCTAAAGCCATGAAAGAACAGAAATTTGACAGCTATTTTGGTCGCAAGATTGCCATTGATGCCAGCATGAGCATCTACCAGTTCCTT ATTGTGGTGGGAAGAACTGGGACTGAAACGTTAACTAATAAGGCTGGTGAAGTTACTAG TCACTTACAAGGCATGTTTACTCGTACAATTAGGCTTCTTGAAGCTGGAATGAAGCCAGT CTATGTTTTTGACGGGAAGCCTCCAGATTTGAAAAAACAAGAGCTTGCAAAGCG TTACTCAAAGAGGGCGGATGCTACTGAAGATTTGGCTGAAGCTGTGGCG GCTGGTAATAAAGACGACATCGAAAAATTCAGTAAACAGACTGTGAAG GTGACAAAGCAGCACAATGAAGACTGCAAAAGACTTCTAAGACTAATGGGAGTGCCTGTAGTTGAG GCTCCTTCTGAAGCAGAGGCCCAATGTGCTGCACTTTGTAAATCAGACAAG GTTTATGCTGTTGCTTCTGAAGATATGGATACCCTAACTTTCGGTGCTCCTAGATTTCTTCGTCATTTGATGGATCCTAGCTCAAGAAAAGTCCCTGTCATCGAGTTTGAAGTTGCAAAG attttggaagaacTGAATCTTACCATGGAGCAATTTATTGACTTGAGTATCCTTTCTGGTTGTGATTATTGTGATAGCATTCGAG GTATTGGTGGACAGACTGCTCTAAAGCTCATTCGTCAACATGGCTTAATAGAGAATATACTagagaatataaataaagatag ATACCAAATACCAGAAGATTGGCCATATCAAGAGACTCGTCGGCTGTTTAAGGAACCAGAAGTCTTGACTGATGTAGAGCAACTTGATCTTAAGTGGACTCCTCCAGATGAAGAG gGATTGATTACCTTTCTGGTGAATGAAAATGGATTCAACAGTGATAGAGTGACAAAG gCCATAGGAAAAATTAAGTCAGCCAAGAACAAGTCATCACAGGGCTG gctggaataa
- the LOC123220102 gene encoding flap endonuclease 1-like isoform X4: MFTRTIRLLEAGMKPVYVFDGKPPDLKKQELAKRYSKRADATEDLAEAVAAGNKDDIEKFSKQTVKVTKQHNEDCKRLLRLMGVPVVEAPSEAEAQCAALCKSDKVYAVASEDMDTLTFGAPRFLRHLMDPSSRKVPVIEFEVAKILEELNLTMEQFIDLSILSGCDYCDSIRGIGGQTALKLIRQHGLIENILENINKDRYQIPEDWPYQETRRLFKEPEVLTDVEQLDLKWTPPDEEGLITFLVNENGFNSDRVTKAIGKIKSAKNKSSQGWLE, from the exons ATGTTTACTCGTACAATTAGGCTTCTTGAAGCTGGAATGAAGCCAGT CTATGTTTTTGACGGGAAGCCTCCAGATTTGAAAAAACAAGAGCTTGCAAAGCG TTACTCAAAGAGGGCGGATGCTACTGAAGATTTGGCTGAAGCTGTGGCG GCTGGTAATAAAGACGACATCGAAAAATTCAGTAAACAGACTGTGAAG GTGACAAAGCAGCACAATGAAGACTGCAAAAGACTTCTAAGACTAATGGGAGTGCCTGTAGTTGAG GCTCCTTCTGAAGCAGAGGCCCAATGTGCTGCACTTTGTAAATCAGACAAG GTTTATGCTGTTGCTTCTGAAGATATGGATACCCTAACTTTCGGTGCTCCTAGATTTCTTCGTCATTTGATGGATCCTAGCTCAAGAAAAGTCCCTGTCATCGAGTTTGAAGTTGCAAAG attttggaagaacTGAATCTTACCATGGAGCAATTTATTGACTTGAGTATCCTTTCTGGTTGTGATTATTGTGATAGCATTCGAG GTATTGGTGGACAGACTGCTCTAAAGCTCATTCGTCAACATGGCTTAATAGAGAATATACTagagaatataaataaagatag ATACCAAATACCAGAAGATTGGCCATATCAAGAGACTCGTCGGCTGTTTAAGGAACCAGAAGTCTTGACTGATGTAGAGCAACTTGATCTTAAGTGGACTCCTCCAGATGAAGAG gGATTGATTACCTTTCTGGTGAATGAAAATGGATTCAACAGTGATAGAGTGACAAAG gCCATAGGAAAAATTAAGTCAGCCAAGAACAAGTCATCACAGGGCTG gctggaataa
- the LOC123220102 gene encoding flap endonuclease 1-like isoform X2, producing MGIKGLTKLLADNAPKAMKEQKFDSYFGRKIAIDASMSIYQFLIVVGRTGTETLTNKAGEVTSHLQGMFTRTIRLLEAGMKPVYVFDGKPPDLKKQELAKRYSKRADATEDLAEAVAAGNKDDIEKFSKQTVKVTKQHNEDCKRLLRLMGVPVVEAPSEAEAQCAALCKSDKVYAVASEDMDTLTFGAPRFLRHLMDPSSRKVPVIEFEVAKILEELNLTMEQFIDLSILSGCDYCDSIRGIGGQTALKLIRQHGLIENILENINKDRYQIPEDWPYQETRRLFKEPEVLTDVEQLDLKWTPPDEEGLITFLVNENGFNSDRVTKAIGKIKSAKNKSSQG from the exons ATGGGTATCAAG GGTTTAACAAAACTGTTAGCTGACAACGCACCTAAAGCCATGAAAGAACAGAAATTTGACAGCTATTTTGGTCGCAAGATTGCCATTGATGCCAGCATGAGCATCTACCAGTTCCTT ATTGTGGTGGGAAGAACTGGGACTGAAACGTTAACTAATAAGGCTGGTGAAGTTACTAG TCACTTACAAGGCATGTTTACTCGTACAATTAGGCTTCTTGAAGCTGGAATGAAGCCAGT CTATGTTTTTGACGGGAAGCCTCCAGATTTGAAAAAACAAGAGCTTGCAAAGCG TTACTCAAAGAGGGCGGATGCTACTGAAGATTTGGCTGAAGCTGTGGCG GCTGGTAATAAAGACGACATCGAAAAATTCAGTAAACAGACTGTGAAG GTGACAAAGCAGCACAATGAAGACTGCAAAAGACTTCTAAGACTAATGGGAGTGCCTGTAGTTGAG GCTCCTTCTGAAGCAGAGGCCCAATGTGCTGCACTTTGTAAATCAGACAAG GTTTATGCTGTTGCTTCTGAAGATATGGATACCCTAACTTTCGGTGCTCCTAGATTTCTTCGTCATTTGATGGATCCTAGCTCAAGAAAAGTCCCTGTCATCGAGTTTGAAGTTGCAAAG attttggaagaacTGAATCTTACCATGGAGCAATTTATTGACTTGAGTATCCTTTCTGGTTGTGATTATTGTGATAGCATTCGAG GTATTGGTGGACAGACTGCTCTAAAGCTCATTCGTCAACATGGCTTAATAGAGAATATACTagagaatataaataaagatag ATACCAAATACCAGAAGATTGGCCATATCAAGAGACTCGTCGGCTGTTTAAGGAACCAGAAGTCTTGACTGATGTAGAGCAACTTGATCTTAAGTGGACTCCTCCAGATGAAGAG gGATTGATTACCTTTCTGGTGAATGAAAATGGATTCAACAGTGATAGAGTGACAAAG gCCATAGGAAAAATTAAGTCAGCCAAGAACAAGTCATCACAGGGCTG A